One region of Priestia megaterium genomic DNA includes:
- a CDS encoding CitMHS family transporter: MLAILGFLMVCTFMFLIMTKRLTPLIALMVIPVLFAIIGGFTSDIGEMALNGVKELAPTGVMLMFAILYFGIMIDAGLFDPVVGRILKIVKGDPLKITIGTAILVLIISLDGDGTTTYMITLSAMLPLYKKLNMKPMILACIAIMGSGVMNLTPWGGPTARVMSALKLDASQVFTPLIPAMIGGAVWLLFTAYYFGKKERQRLGVIDIQDVTNAQVAFAEAAAAEGIEYKRPKLLWVNFALTALLLVGLITAVMPLQILFMIGFAIAIMINYPNLEVQKERITAHAGNVLAVVSLVFAAGVFTGILSGTKMVDAMGNSLVGLIPDALGPYMSVITAITSMPFTFFMSNDAYYYGILPIIAQAASAYGIDAAEIGRASLIGQPVHLLSPLVASTYLLVGMAKVELGEFQRFTLKWTIGTAMVMLLVAIITGVITL, translated from the coding sequence ATGTTAGCTATTCTTGGGTTTTTGATGGTTTGTACATTTATGTTTCTGATTATGACAAAACGATTAACGCCGCTTATTGCTTTAATGGTTATTCCAGTATTGTTTGCAATCATAGGGGGATTCACAAGTGATATTGGAGAAATGGCTTTAAATGGTGTAAAAGAATTAGCGCCTACAGGCGTTATGTTAATGTTTGCTATTTTATATTTTGGAATTATGATTGATGCTGGTTTGTTTGATCCAGTTGTAGGAAGAATTTTGAAAATTGTAAAAGGTGATCCACTAAAGATCACAATTGGTACAGCTATTTTAGTTCTTATTATTTCATTAGACGGAGACGGAACAACAACATATATGATCACGCTCTCAGCGATGCTTCCGCTTTATAAAAAGCTAAATATGAAGCCGATGATTTTAGCTTGTATCGCGATTATGGGTAGTGGGGTTATGAACTTAACACCTTGGGGAGGACCAACTGCTCGTGTGATGAGTGCATTGAAGTTAGATGCTTCACAGGTGTTTACACCACTGATTCCAGCCATGATTGGTGGAGCTGTTTGGTTATTATTCACGGCTTACTACTTTGGGAAAAAAGAGCGCCAGCGCCTAGGTGTTATTGATATTCAAGATGTTACAAATGCTCAAGTAGCTTTTGCAGAAGCAGCAGCCGCTGAAGGAATCGAGTACAAGCGTCCGAAGCTTTTATGGGTAAACTTTGCTTTAACAGCTTTATTATTAGTAGGACTCATCACAGCAGTTATGCCGCTTCAAATTCTATTTATGATTGGATTTGCAATCGCTATCATGATTAACTATCCAAATCTAGAAGTTCAAAAAGAGCGTATCACAGCACATGCTGGTAATGTACTTGCTGTTGTGTCTCTTGTATTCGCAGCAGGCGTATTCACGGGTATTTTATCAGGTACCAAAATGGTAGATGCAATGGGTAATAGCTTAGTAGGATTAATTCCAGATGCGTTAGGGCCTTACATGTCTGTGATTACTGCCATCACAAGTATGCCATTTACATTCTTTATGTCAAATGATGCTTACTACTATGGGATTTTACCAATTATTGCTCAAGCAGCTTCAGCATACGGTATTGATGCTGCAGAAATTGGCCGTGCTTCATTGATTGGTCAACCTGTTCACTTACTAAGTCCTTTAGTTGCTTCTACGTATCTATTGGTCGGTATGGCAAAAGTCGAGCTTGGTGAATTTCAGCGCTTTACTTTAAAGTGGACGATTGGAACAGCTATGGTGATGCTTTTAGTAGCTATTATTACAGGAGTTATTACGCTGTAA
- a CDS encoding ATP-binding protein: MKKWFQVSLQTKIVGLSAALIITVIVLLASIFSYMQFVESKRQAEQLALQAAKSISFMPEVKTAFQKKQPSRYIQPLAEQVREQIGAASIVVQNREQIIYSHSNQKWIGKKNKEAVNDRALLFGGYYTLDGEGTTGPAIMGKAPIVISHGKYTEVVGVVTVEFLKSHVHAQLITRIQQIILFSLAVLLLGMIGGIFLAKSIKKDTLGLEPHEIASLYRERNAILLSIKEGIIAIDHQGFITMMNTSAKNMLGLQTEYLHHHIIEVFPYTNMIKVLDTGIARSDQEIFLNEKTFILNLTPIIEHQRIVGVVASFRDKTELKSLINTISEVRKYSEDLRAQTHEFTNKLYVLSGLLQLGQYKDALEFIQKESAVHQTQNRILFDQILDSKVQAILLGKIGKASEKKIHFSVDSESTLDTLPEHIEISHLIIIIGNLIDNAFEAVSQRSKKEVSFFITDIGHDLIIEVMDNGPGISEEVLNQIFTKGFSTKGTDRGYGLANIKKMVDELGGSIEVYNQPEGGAIFSVYLPKN, from the coding sequence ATGAAAAAATGGTTTCAAGTATCGCTGCAAACAAAAATCGTAGGTTTATCCGCAGCATTAATCATAACTGTTATTGTTCTTTTAGCGAGTATTTTCTCTTACATGCAGTTTGTAGAATCTAAAAGGCAAGCCGAGCAGCTGGCTCTTCAAGCAGCCAAATCAATATCATTTATGCCGGAAGTCAAAACTGCTTTTCAAAAAAAACAGCCGAGTCGATATATTCAGCCGCTTGCCGAGCAAGTGAGGGAACAAATCGGAGCAGCAAGTATTGTGGTTCAAAACCGTGAGCAAATCATCTATTCTCATTCTAATCAAAAATGGATAGGAAAGAAAAACAAAGAGGCGGTTAACGATAGAGCACTATTATTCGGCGGATATTATACGCTGGACGGAGAGGGAACCACAGGTCCTGCTATTATGGGGAAAGCGCCTATTGTCATCAGTCACGGAAAGTATACGGAAGTCGTGGGAGTGGTGACGGTTGAGTTTTTAAAATCTCATGTTCATGCTCAGCTCATTACGCGTATTCAGCAAATTATCCTATTTTCACTAGCTGTTTTATTGCTTGGTATGATCGGGGGTATTTTTTTAGCTAAAAGTATTAAAAAAGATACTCTTGGTCTTGAACCCCATGAAATCGCTTCTTTGTACCGTGAACGAAATGCGATTTTACTTTCGATAAAAGAAGGAATTATTGCTATTGATCATCAAGGCTTTATTACGATGATGAATACATCAGCTAAAAATATGCTGGGGTTACAGACGGAATATTTACATCATCATATCATTGAAGTATTTCCTTATACGAATATGATTAAAGTGCTAGATACGGGAATAGCCCGAAGCGACCAAGAAATTTTTTTGAATGAAAAAACGTTTATCTTAAACTTAACACCCATTATTGAACATCAGCGAATTGTAGGAGTGGTCGCTAGTTTTCGTGATAAGACAGAATTAAAAAGCTTAATCAATACGATTTCAGAAGTACGAAAGTATTCAGAGGATTTACGAGCTCAAACGCATGAGTTTACGAATAAGCTGTATGTTTTGTCGGGTTTGCTGCAGTTAGGGCAGTACAAAGATGCATTGGAGTTTATTCAAAAAGAATCAGCCGTACACCAAACGCAAAATCGTATTCTATTTGATCAGATATTAGATTCCAAAGTTCAAGCAATATTGCTTGGGAAGATTGGAAAAGCATCTGAAAAGAAAATTCATTTTTCGGTTGATTCGGAGAGTACACTCGATACGCTCCCAGAACATATTGAAATTTCTCATCTCATTATCATTATTGGGAACTTAATTGATAATGCATTTGAAGCCGTGAGTCAGCGTTCTAAAAAAGAAGTGTCGTTTTTTATTACCGATATTGGTCATGATTTAATTATTGAAGTGATGGATAACGGACCCGGTATATCAGAAGAAGTACTAAATCAAATTTTCACAAAAGGGTTTTCAACCAAAGGTACAGACAGAGGGTACGGACTGGCAAATATAAAGAAAATGGTAGATGAACTTGGAGGATCTATTGAAGTGTATAATCAGCCAGAAGGAGGAGCCATTTTTTCAGTTTACCTTCCAAAAAACTGA